In the genome of Paenibacillus sp. FSL R5-0766, one region contains:
- a CDS encoding GHKL domain-containing protein, translating to MDAYMIFSIIFVTLLMAFQANFYFDSVLGKSSRKPRRAIYFLVFVMLGYFYLVSSFSDIVSTAVALLLIFSLAQSYEVEFKIKLVFTILYAVLITMANAIAVYILGVLESADYSSMDQFNGEDHWILSKVMLLGCSIMFVVIQVVRLVAKRRSFAVHYRYYLLFLIVPIITIYQINVASIYSEKNIFYVFSVLGSLFLNVFIVYVFDNMVEKVQLAHENTQLQRQMDYQDANYEKTVHSFKNIKSIIHDINQQFLYIDECIQRNELAAAGDHIKSTLNTIEGAYQRVNSGNLVIDALVTNTLAMGQANGIKIDTKIQLHSQHIQIDRYDLCVVLGNMLDNAIEASKKVRQAEDRYILIAIHSTSTALVIQIMNHVEQPIVDLKSDKPNPEYHGIGLTNISRMCEKYGGHMSIEHQHRKFNNMVVLPFHTDNP from the coding sequence ATGGATGCCTATATGATCTTTTCCATCATCTTCGTGACCTTGCTTATGGCATTTCAGGCGAATTTTTATTTTGATTCTGTGTTGGGCAAGTCCAGCCGGAAGCCGCGTAGAGCGATCTATTTCTTGGTATTTGTCATGTTGGGTTATTTTTATTTGGTCTCTTCTTTCTCAGATATCGTTTCTACTGCTGTTGCTCTGTTATTAATCTTCAGTCTGGCACAGTCCTATGAAGTGGAGTTCAAAATCAAGCTTGTTTTTACCATCCTGTATGCGGTTCTGATTACTATGGCAAATGCCATCGCTGTATATATTCTCGGTGTTCTGGAATCCGCGGATTACAGTTCAATGGATCAGTTCAACGGAGAAGACCACTGGATTCTCTCCAAAGTGATGCTGCTTGGTTGCAGCATCATGTTCGTTGTCATTCAAGTTGTCCGTCTCGTCGCCAAACGTAGAAGTTTTGCCGTTCACTATCGTTATTATTTGCTGTTTCTTATCGTACCCATTATTACGATCTATCAGATCAATGTGGCCTCCATATATAGTGAAAAAAACATATTCTACGTCTTTTCTGTACTAGGCTCGCTATTTCTCAACGTGTTCATTGTATATGTATTCGATAATATGGTGGAAAAGGTACAGCTTGCGCATGAAAATACCCAGTTACAGCGTCAGATGGACTACCAGGATGCCAACTATGAAAAGACCGTTCACAGTTTCAAAAACATTAAATCCATCATCCATGATATTAATCAGCAATTTCTGTATATTGATGAATGTATCCAACGTAACGAACTGGCGGCGGCAGGTGACCATATCAAGTCAACATTAAATACCATTGAAGGTGCGTATCAGCGGGTGAACTCCGGCAATCTGGTCATTGATGCACTCGTTACAAATACCTTGGCTATGGGGCAGGCAAACGGGATCAAAATCGACACCAAAATCCAGCTCCACTCGCAGCATATCCAGATCGATCGGTACGATCTGTGTGTGGTGCTTGGTAACATGCTTGATAACGCAATTGAAGCCTCCAAGAAGGTTAGACAGGCCGAGGATCGATACATCCTGATTGCCATTCACTCCACATCAACTGCACTTGTCATCCAGATTATGAATCATGTGGAGCAACCGATCGTTGACTTGAAAAGTGACAAGCCCAATCCGGAGTACCATGGGATCGGTCTAACCAATATATCGCGAATGTGCGAGAAATATGGTGGACATATGAGTATTGAGCATCAGCATCGTAAATTTAACAACATGGTCGTGCTTCCGTTCCACACCGACAACCCCTGA